A single window of Microbispora hainanensis DNA harbors:
- a CDS encoding nucleoside hydrolase, whose amino-acid sequence MPIPVILDCDPGHDDAMAILLAVADPAIDLRAVATVAGNQTVEKTALNARRMLSLAGVTDVPVAAGCDRPLAAPLEIGDYVHGESGLDGPAFGEPSVPLDPRHGVDLIHDTLAAAGEPVTVVAIGPLTNIATLLRRHPEDRERIREIVIMGGSTDRGNHTPYAEFNVYADPEAAAEVLDSGVPTTWVGLNVSHQALVTADVLGRIEALGTPLARVCVELLTFFGSTYHETWGFPAPPLHDPITVAYLIDPTVMTYERVGLRIELDGRHTRGATVADLHRRMDWEPNANVGIGLDRDRFWNLMIGAIEELGRAS is encoded by the coding sequence ATGCCGATCCCGGTGATCCTCGACTGCGACCCCGGGCACGACGACGCCATGGCCATCCTGCTCGCGGTGGCCGACCCGGCGATCGACCTGCGCGCGGTCGCGACGGTCGCGGGCAACCAGACGGTGGAGAAGACCGCGCTCAACGCGCGGCGGATGCTGAGCCTGGCGGGCGTCACCGATGTGCCGGTCGCCGCCGGCTGCGACCGCCCGCTCGCGGCGCCGCTGGAGATCGGCGACTACGTGCACGGGGAGAGCGGCCTGGACGGTCCGGCGTTCGGGGAGCCGAGCGTCCCGCTCGACCCCCGCCACGGTGTGGACCTCATCCACGACACGCTGGCGGCCGCCGGCGAGCCGGTGACCGTGGTGGCCATCGGCCCGCTGACGAACATCGCCACCCTGCTGCGCCGCCACCCCGAAGACCGCGAGCGGATCAGGGAAATCGTGATCATGGGGGGCTCCACGGATCGCGGCAACCACACGCCGTACGCGGAGTTCAACGTCTACGCCGATCCGGAGGCGGCGGCGGAGGTTCTGGACAGCGGCGTGCCGACGACGTGGGTCGGGCTCAACGTCAGCCACCAGGCGCTGGTCACCGCCGACGTGCTCGGCAGGATCGAGGCGCTCGGCACCCCGCTCGCCCGCGTCTGCGTGGAGCTGCTCACGTTCTTCGGCTCCACCTATCACGAGACCTGGGGATTCCCCGCGCCGCCGCTGCACGACCCGATCACCGTGGCGTACCTGATCGATCCCACGGTCATGACGTACGAGCGGGTGGGTCTGCGGATCGAGCTGGACGGCCGGCACACCCGGGGCGCGACCGTGGCCGACCTGCACCGCCGCATGGACTGGGAGCCCAACGCGAACGTCGGGATCGGCCTCGACCGCGACCGGTTCTGGAACCTCATGATCGGCGCCATCGAGGAGCTCGGCCGGGCCTCCTGA
- a CDS encoding glutamine amidotransferase: MTRVLVAGESWVSVSTHYKGFDSFTSTTYHTGIDPLRDVLVADGIEVDHLPAHDVPALFPGTPEALAAYDVIVLSDIGANSILLHPATWLASEKTVNRLDLLAGWVEQGGGLAMAGGYLSFQGFEAKAAFAGTAVERVLPARISRYDDRVEAPQGVPGLLADETHPIVAGLPAEWPDLLGYNRFTLPDDATLLATVAGDPLLAVRQAGAGRTLAWASDIAPHWCPDEFVSWDGYRTLFTRAVRWLAKEI, from the coding sequence ATGACCCGCGTGCTGGTCGCCGGCGAATCGTGGGTGAGCGTGTCGACCCACTACAAGGGCTTCGACTCGTTCACCTCGACGACCTACCACACCGGAATCGATCCGCTGCGGGACGTCCTGGTCGCCGACGGCATCGAGGTCGACCACCTGCCCGCGCACGACGTGCCCGCGCTGTTCCCCGGCACGCCCGAGGCGCTGGCCGCCTACGACGTGATCGTGCTCTCCGACATCGGGGCCAACAGCATCCTGCTGCATCCCGCCACCTGGCTGGCCAGCGAGAAGACCGTCAACCGGCTCGACCTGCTGGCCGGCTGGGTGGAGCAGGGCGGCGGCCTCGCCATGGCGGGCGGCTACCTGAGCTTCCAGGGCTTCGAGGCCAAGGCCGCGTTCGCCGGCACGGCGGTCGAACGGGTGCTCCCCGCCCGGATCTCCCGCTACGACGACCGCGTCGAGGCTCCGCAGGGCGTGCCCGGCCTGCTCGCCGACGAGACGCACCCCATCGTCGCCGGGCTCCCCGCCGAGTGGCCAGACCTGCTCGGTTACAACCGCTTCACGCTGCCCGACGACGCGACGCTGCTCGCGACCGTCGCCGGCGACCCCCTGCTCGCCGTACGGCAGGCCGGGGCGGGCCGGACGCTCGCCTGGGCCTCCGACATCGCGCCGCACTGGTGCCCTGACGAGTTCGTCTCCTGGGACGGCTACCGCACGCTGTTCACCCGGGCGGTCCGCTGGCTCGCGAAGGAGATCTGA